The region CGCGGGACATCTTCTTCGTCTCCAACAGCGTCAACGAGATGGGCGGCATCACGAGTTGGTCGCACCAGATGGCGCGCCTGTTCAGTGAGCGCGGCCACCGGGTGCACATCGTGGGCGTGGTGCCGCCTCCCGAGGGACGGGTCCATGAGCTGGCGGCCGTCCTGCCGTTCGAGACGACCACGCTCTACTCCGAGCATCCGCCGACCGTCCGCCCGGCGCGCGGCCTCAAGGGCAGGCTCAACCTCGTCGAGCAGCGCCGCCGCGCCGCCCGCGAGGCCGGTATGCAGGAGCAGGCGGCCAAGATGAGCGCGCTGTTCCGGGCGGCGAAGCCGGGCGGCGTCGTGATCGTCACCCAGGTGTGGGCGATGGAGTGGGTCGCGCTGGCCGACACCGCGGGTCTGACGGTGATCGGAATGAGCCATGAATCGTTCGACACCTGCCGCAAGTCGTCCCGCTTCGGCCGGGTCAAGCGGTTTTACGGAGATGTCGACCGAATGCTGACGCTCACCCGGGAGGACGCCGACCGCTGGATCCGGCAGCGGATGGACAACGTCGGCTTCATGCCGAACCCGCTGCCGTTCTTCCCGGAGGTCCCCTCGGACCGCTCCCACAAGTGTGTGGTCAGCATCGGCCGGCTCCACGAGGAGAAGGGCGTGGACCTGCTGCTGGACGCCTGGGCGAAGGTCGCGCCGCAGCACCCCGACTGGACGCTGCGGCTCTACGGCTCCGGCGAGGAAGAGGAGGCGCTGCGCAAGCAGGCCGCGGAACTGGGGATCACCGCCACGGTCGAGTGGATGGGCCGGACCAACGATGTCCCCGGCGCGCTCCGGGACGGCGCGGTCTTCGCACTCAGCTCCCGCGGCGAGGGCTTCCCGCTGGCCCCCATGGAGGCCATGGCAACGGCCGTACCGTGCGTGGCGTTCGACGTGGCGCCCGGCGTCCACGAGATCATCTCGGACGGCGTGGACGGCCTCCTCGCTCCCCCGGGCAACGTCACCGAATTCGCCCGGCACCTCGACACCCTGATGTCCGACAAGACCCTCCGGGACACCATGGGTGAAACGGCCCGCGAGAACATCCAGCGATTCTCCACCGAGGAGATCGTCAGCCGCTGGGAGAGCCTGTTCGCCCTCGTGGAGCGCTGAGGGGGGGGCCGCTGAGGCGGCCGCGTACCGAGTGAGAGGGGCCGCCGGGAATGCCCGGCGGCCCCTCTCACTCGGTCCCGCACCTCAGGCGGTGGTCACTTGGTGAACACCAGGCTCACGTTGTGGCCGCCGAAGCCGAAGGAGTTGGCCAGGGAGGCGTTCCACCGGCCGGTGCGGTTCTCGCCCCGGATCACGTCGAGGTCGATCCTCGGGTCGAGGGTGTCGAGGTTGCGGACGGCGGGCGCCACGCCGTCCTTGAGGGCCAGCAGCGCCGCCAGCGCGCCGACCGCGCCGGAGGCGCCCAGCATGTGGCCGGTCATGGACTTCGTGGCCGTGACGCAGGCATGGGTGCCCACGGCACGGCCGATCGCCTCGGCCTCCGCCAGGTCGCCGGACTCGGTGGAGGTGGCGTGGGCGTGTACGTGGCCGATGTCCTGCGGGGTCAGTTCCGCGTCCCGCAGGGCCGTTTCGATGGCGTGGACCTGGCCCGCCGCGTCGGAGGCCGTGATGTGGTTCGCGCTGGAGCTCACGGCGCTGCCGCCCAGCGTGCCGTACGTCCGGGCGCCGCGGGCCCGCGCGAACTCGGCGCGCTCCAGGACCATGATTCCCACGCCCTCGCCCATGACGAAGCCGCTGCGGTCCACATCGAACGGGCGGGAGACCGACTCCGGGTCCTCGGACCGCGTGGAGAGCGCCTTCATCTGGGCGAAGGCGGCGATGGTGAACGGGTGCAGACAGGCCTCGACGCCACCCGCGACCACCACGTCCACCCGCCCGGCCCGGAGCAGGTCGAGGCCCAGCGCGAGCGCCTCGGCCCCGGACGCACAGGCGCTGACGGGCGTCCTGGCCCCGCCCTTGGCGCCGAGGTCCATGCTCACCCAGGCGGCCGGTCCGTTGGGCATGAGCATCGGGACCGCGAACGGCGAGAGCCGGCGCGCCCCGGACGTCTCGAAGAGGTCGTCCTGGCCGAGCGTGGTGAGCACACCGCCGGTACCGGTACCGATGACCACGGCCAGCCGTTCGGGCTCGACCCCGGGTGCGCCGGCGTCCCCCCAGGCCTCCCTGGAGGCGAGCAGCGCGAGCTGCTCGCCGCGGTCCAGCTTCCGGACTTCCACACGGGGCAGCGCGGCCGCGGGGTCCTCGGTGAGGCCGGCCGCGATGCTCACCGGGAGGCCGGTGGCCCACTCCTCCTCCAGCGCGCGCACGCCCGACTTCCCCGCCAGCAGCCCCGACCAGGACGATGACGCATCGGCGCCGACCGGAGTCATCGCTCCGACACCCGTCACCAGCACCTGACCGTTCTCGGTCATCTCCGTCTCCTCTGATCTCGTAGAAACTGCACAAAGCCCTTGACGATCTCGTAGACATCATCTCAACAATCAGCTCGGCAAACAGGCGAGGAGCAGACCGAGTTCGGCGACGGTGAGTTGTCACCTCTCCACAATTGCGTGCGGGGTCGCCGCGCTGAGCGGAAGCGTGACCCTCCGAGCCGTTCCGGCGACCCGACAGCCGATCACCGATCCCTGACGCTTGA is a window of Streptomyces caniferus DNA encoding:
- a CDS encoding glycosyltransferase, producing MTESYAAEPRDIFFVSNSVNEMGGITSWSHQMARLFSERGHRVHIVGVVPPPEGRVHELAAVLPFETTTLYSEHPPTVRPARGLKGRLNLVEQRRRAAREAGMQEQAAKMSALFRAAKPGGVVIVTQVWAMEWVALADTAGLTVIGMSHESFDTCRKSSRFGRVKRFYGDVDRMLTLTREDADRWIRQRMDNVGFMPNPLPFFPEVPSDRSHKCVVSIGRLHEEKGVDLLLDAWAKVAPQHPDWTLRLYGSGEEEEALRKQAAELGITATVEWMGRTNDVPGALRDGAVFALSSRGEGFPLAPMEAMATAVPCVAFDVAPGVHEIISDGVDGLLAPPGNVTEFARHLDTLMSDKTLRDTMGETARENIQRFSTEEIVSRWESLFALVER
- a CDS encoding beta-ketoacyl-[acyl-carrier-protein] synthase family protein; amino-acid sequence: MTENGQVLVTGVGAMTPVGADASSSWSGLLAGKSGVRALEEEWATGLPVSIAAGLTEDPAAALPRVEVRKLDRGEQLALLASREAWGDAGAPGVEPERLAVVIGTGTGGVLTTLGQDDLFETSGARRLSPFAVPMLMPNGPAAWVSMDLGAKGGARTPVSACASGAEALALGLDLLRAGRVDVVVAGGVEACLHPFTIAAFAQMKALSTRSEDPESVSRPFDVDRSGFVMGEGVGIMVLERAEFARARGARTYGTLGGSAVSSSANHITASDAAGQVHAIETALRDAELTPQDIGHVHAHATSTESGDLAEAEAIGRAVGTHACVTATKSMTGHMLGASGAVGALAALLALKDGVAPAVRNLDTLDPRIDLDVIRGENRTGRWNASLANSFGFGGHNVSLVFTK